A single genomic interval of Pithys albifrons albifrons isolate INPA30051 chromosome 11, PitAlb_v1, whole genome shotgun sequence harbors:
- the SLC12A9 gene encoding solute carrier family 12 member 9 isoform X1 gives MASSERSALLTYRLCGGSAEEEWGRERGRAAAAPRKLPTFLGVVVPTLLSMFSVVLFLRLGFVVGHAGLYQALAMFAVAYFIIGMTVLSVCAIATNGALDAGGAYYMISRALGPEFGGSIGIMFFLANVCGSALYVLGLVEAVVDSFGIPPGQKEGTGVHVLPQSYWYELLYGTVLLALCLLVCLVGASIYAKATFLIFLIVAGVLGTILVSFFATRPIGVPIRLPHLNGSEIENGSFTGFSLDTLRKNLGGGYGVDYTTGQMMSFSSVFAVMFNGCTGIMAGSNMSGDLKRPSYSIPRGTISAVLFTYLVYNLLAFLMCATCNRILLQKDYGFLRDISIFPPLVTVGIYAATLSAAMSNLIGASRILYALARDDLFGRALALAKKTSASGNPVMAVILSWLVVQLVLFSGKLNTIAGVVTTFFLLVYATVNLACLALEWASAPNFRPTFRYFTWHTCLLGIAGCCVMMFLISPVSASASLGFLLLLLLAIHYLSPSSTWGYISQALIFHQVRKYLLMLDVRKDHVKFWRPQMLLMVQNPRGSTRLIDFVNDLKKSGLYILGHVELQDLDMLPSDPLQSQQDSWLSLVDKLNVKAFVSLTLAPSVRHGVRQLLFTSGLGGMRPNTLVLGFYDDEAPHDGLARHPAFTSAREEVPLGFPPLREPTTPKLLSAREYVGIVADALKMLRNVLLARQLESLDKAWELRRAASPPPTIHVWPVNLLRPDSARYADTCSLFLLQMACVLNMARAWRRARLRLFLCVEAGTMPHAQEEKLRQLLKDLRIQAQIQLVPWDAITRLHWQTSQGAPGGPAEEEEEEGIVNFPTNTTQVSDEYVCAANKLVLEQSPAPAVRFLYLPRPPADTSLYPLYLHQLELLTRGLGPTVLVHGVSAVTSTQL, from the exons ATGGCGAGCTCCGAGCGGAGCGCGCTGCTCACGTACCGCCTGTGCGGCGGCTCGGCCGAGGAGGAGTGGGGCCGGGAGCGCGGCCGGGCCGCTGCCGCCCCCCGCAAGCTGCCCACATTCCTGGGCGTTGTGGTGCCCACGCTGCTCTCCATGTTCAGCGTCGTCCTCTTCCTGCGCCTCG GGTTCGTGGTGGGTCATGCTGGGTTATACCAGGCTCTGGCGATGTTTGCAGTGGCCTATTTCATCATTGGCATGAcagtgctgtctgtgtgtgccattGCCACCAATGGGGCACTGGATGCTGGAGGAGCCTACT ATATGATCAGCCGTGCCCTGGGCCCGGAGTTCGGGGGCAGCATTGGGATCATGTTTTTCCTGGCCAATGTGTGTGGCAGTGCCCTCTACgtgctggggctggtggagGCAGTGGTGGACAGCTTTGGGATCCCTCCTG GGCAAAAAGAGGGCACAGGTGTCCATGTCCTTCCCCAGAGCTACTGGTACGAGCTGCTTTACGgcactgtgctgctggcactcTGCCTCCTCGTGTGCCTTGTGGGTGCCTCCATCTATGCCAAGGCCACCTTCCTCATCTTCCTCATCGTTGCGGGTGTCCTGGGCACTATCCTGGTCAGTTTCTTTGCCACACGGCCCATCGGGGTGCCCATCCGCCTGCCCCACCTCAACGGCTCTGAAATTGAGAACGGCTCCTTCACTGGTTTCTCCCTCGACACCCTGCGGAAAAACCTGGGGG GAGGGTATGGGGTGGACTACACTACCGGGCAGATGATGAGCTTCAGCTCCGTCTTTGCAGTGATGTTCAATGGCTGCACTGGCATCATGGCAGGCTCCAACATGTCAG GGGACCTGAAGCGCCCAAGCTACTCCATCCCACGGGGAACCATCTCTGCTGTTCTCTTCACCTACCTCGTCTACAACCTGCTGGCTTTCCTCATGTGTGCCACCTGCAACAG GATTCTCCTGCAGAAAGACTATGGCTTCTTGCGTGACATCAGTATCTTCCCGCCCCTGGTCACCGTGGGCATCTACGCTGCCACCCTCTCTGCAGCCATGAGCAACCTCATTGGGGCATCCCGCATCCTGTACGCCCTGGCCCGGGATGATCTCTTTG GCCGGGCGCTAGCGCTGGCCAAGAAGACATCTGCCAGTGGGAACCCAGTGATGGCAGTGATCCTCTCCTGGCTGGTGGTGCAG ctggtgCTCTTCTCTGGGAAGCTCAACACCATCGCAGGGGTTGTGACCACCTTCTTCCTCCTGGTTTACGCAACTGTCAACCTGGCCTGCCTGGCACTGGAATGGGCATCGGCCCCCAACTTCAG gcccACTTTCCGGTACTTCACCTGGCACACGTGCCTGCTGGGCATCGCAGGCTGCTGTGTCATGATGTTCCTCATCAGCCCTGTGTCAGCCTCGGCGAGCCTGggcttcctgctcctccttctaCTTGCCATCCACTACCTCTCgcccagcagcacctggggcTACATCAGCCAGGCCCTCATCTTTCATCAG GTGCGGAAGTATCTGCTGATGCTGGATGTGCGGAAGGACCATGTGAAGTTCTGGCGCCCACAGATGCTGCTGATGGTGCAGAACCCACGAGGCAGCACCCGCCTCATCGACTTTGTCAATGACCTCAAGAAGAGTGGCCTCTACATCCTGGGACATGTCGAGCTGCAGGACTTGG ACATGCTGCCCTCAGACCCGCTGCAGTCTCAGCAGGACTCATGGCTGAGCTTGGTGGACAAGCTGAATGTCAAAGCCTTCGTCAGCCTCACCCTTGCGCCCTCAGTGCGGCACGGTGTTCGGCAACTCCTCTTCACCTCTGGCCTTG GCGGGATGCGCCCCAATACCCTGGTGCTGGGCTTCTATGACGATGAGGCACCACACGATGGTCTGGCCCGGCACCCTGCATTCACCAGTGCCCGCGAGGAGGTTCCCTTGGGCTTCCCCCCGCTGCGGGAACCCACCACCCCCAAATTGCTCTCGGCCCGGGAGTATGTGGGCATTGTGGCTGATGCCCTGAAGATGCTTCGCAATGTCCTGCTGGCCCGGCAGCTGGAGAGTCTGGACAAGGCCTGGGAGCTGCGAAGGGCTGCTAGCCCCCCACCCACCATCCACGTCTGGCCAGTCAACCTGCTGCGGCCCGACAGTGCCCGCTATGCTGACACCTgcagcctgttcctgctgcagatgGCCTGTGTCCTCAACATGGCACGGGCCTGGCGCCGGGCCCGCCTGCGCCTCTTCCTCTGTGTGGAGGCGGGTACCATGCCCCATGcccaggaggagaagctgcGCCAGCTCCTCAAGGACTTGCGCATCCAGGCCCAGATCCAGCTGGTGCCCTGGGATGCCATCACCCGCCTGCACTGGCAAACCTCCCAGGGAGCCCCTGGGGGGCcagcagaagaagaagaggaggaagggattGTGAACTTCCCGACCAACACTACACAAGTGTCGGATGAGTATGTATGTGCCGCCAACAAACTggtcctggagcagagccccgCGCCAGCCGTGCGCTTCCTTTACCTGCCACGGCCACCGGCCGACACCAGCCTCTACCCACTCTACCTgcaccagctggagctgctcaccCGTGGGCTGGGCCCCACCGTGCTGGTGCACGGGGTGAGTGCTGTCACCAGCACCCAGCTCTAG
- the SLC12A9 gene encoding solute carrier family 12 member 9 isoform X2, protein MASSERSALLTYRLCGGSAEEEWGRERGRAAAAPRKLPTFLGVVVPTLLSMFSVVLFLRLGFVVGHAGLYQALAMFAVAYFIIGMTVLSVCAIATNGALDAGGAYYMISRALGPEFGGSIGIMFFLANVCGSALYVLGLVEAVVDSFGIPPGQKEGTGVHVLPQSYWYELLYGTVLLALCLLVCLVGASIYAKATFLIFLIVAGVLGTILVSFFATRPIGVPIRLPHLNGSEIENGSFTGFSLDTLRKNLGGGYGVDYTTGQMMSFSSVFAVMFNGCTGIMAGSNMSGDLKRPSYSIPRGTISAVLFTYLVYNLLAFLMCATCNRILLQKDYGFLRDISIFPPLVTVGIYAATLSAAMSNLIGASRILYALARDDLFGRALALAKKTSASGNPVMAVILSWLVVQLVLFSGKLNTIAGVVTTFFLLVYATVNLACLALEWASAPNFSPVSASASLGFLLLLLLAIHYLSPSSTWGYISQALIFHQVRKYLLMLDVRKDHVKFWRPQMLLMVQNPRGSTRLIDFVNDLKKSGLYILGHVELQDLDMLPSDPLQSQQDSWLSLVDKLNVKAFVSLTLAPSVRHGVRQLLFTSGLGGMRPNTLVLGFYDDEAPHDGLARHPAFTSAREEVPLGFPPLREPTTPKLLSAREYVGIVADALKMLRNVLLARQLESLDKAWELRRAASPPPTIHVWPVNLLRPDSARYADTCSLFLLQMACVLNMARAWRRARLRLFLCVEAGTMPHAQEEKLRQLLKDLRIQAQIQLVPWDAITRLHWQTSQGAPGGPAEEEEEEGIVNFPTNTTQVSDEYVCAANKLVLEQSPAPAVRFLYLPRPPADTSLYPLYLHQLELLTRGLGPTVLVHGVSAVTSTQL, encoded by the exons ATGGCGAGCTCCGAGCGGAGCGCGCTGCTCACGTACCGCCTGTGCGGCGGCTCGGCCGAGGAGGAGTGGGGCCGGGAGCGCGGCCGGGCCGCTGCCGCCCCCCGCAAGCTGCCCACATTCCTGGGCGTTGTGGTGCCCACGCTGCTCTCCATGTTCAGCGTCGTCCTCTTCCTGCGCCTCG GGTTCGTGGTGGGTCATGCTGGGTTATACCAGGCTCTGGCGATGTTTGCAGTGGCCTATTTCATCATTGGCATGAcagtgctgtctgtgtgtgccattGCCACCAATGGGGCACTGGATGCTGGAGGAGCCTACT ATATGATCAGCCGTGCCCTGGGCCCGGAGTTCGGGGGCAGCATTGGGATCATGTTTTTCCTGGCCAATGTGTGTGGCAGTGCCCTCTACgtgctggggctggtggagGCAGTGGTGGACAGCTTTGGGATCCCTCCTG GGCAAAAAGAGGGCACAGGTGTCCATGTCCTTCCCCAGAGCTACTGGTACGAGCTGCTTTACGgcactgtgctgctggcactcTGCCTCCTCGTGTGCCTTGTGGGTGCCTCCATCTATGCCAAGGCCACCTTCCTCATCTTCCTCATCGTTGCGGGTGTCCTGGGCACTATCCTGGTCAGTTTCTTTGCCACACGGCCCATCGGGGTGCCCATCCGCCTGCCCCACCTCAACGGCTCTGAAATTGAGAACGGCTCCTTCACTGGTTTCTCCCTCGACACCCTGCGGAAAAACCTGGGGG GAGGGTATGGGGTGGACTACACTACCGGGCAGATGATGAGCTTCAGCTCCGTCTTTGCAGTGATGTTCAATGGCTGCACTGGCATCATGGCAGGCTCCAACATGTCAG GGGACCTGAAGCGCCCAAGCTACTCCATCCCACGGGGAACCATCTCTGCTGTTCTCTTCACCTACCTCGTCTACAACCTGCTGGCTTTCCTCATGTGTGCCACCTGCAACAG GATTCTCCTGCAGAAAGACTATGGCTTCTTGCGTGACATCAGTATCTTCCCGCCCCTGGTCACCGTGGGCATCTACGCTGCCACCCTCTCTGCAGCCATGAGCAACCTCATTGGGGCATCCCGCATCCTGTACGCCCTGGCCCGGGATGATCTCTTTG GCCGGGCGCTAGCGCTGGCCAAGAAGACATCTGCCAGTGGGAACCCAGTGATGGCAGTGATCCTCTCCTGGCTGGTGGTGCAG ctggtgCTCTTCTCTGGGAAGCTCAACACCATCGCAGGGGTTGTGACCACCTTCTTCCTCCTGGTTTACGCAACTGTCAACCTGGCCTGCCTGGCACTGGAATGGGCATCGGCCCCCAACTTCAG CCCTGTGTCAGCCTCGGCGAGCCTGggcttcctgctcctccttctaCTTGCCATCCACTACCTCTCgcccagcagcacctggggcTACATCAGCCAGGCCCTCATCTTTCATCAG GTGCGGAAGTATCTGCTGATGCTGGATGTGCGGAAGGACCATGTGAAGTTCTGGCGCCCACAGATGCTGCTGATGGTGCAGAACCCACGAGGCAGCACCCGCCTCATCGACTTTGTCAATGACCTCAAGAAGAGTGGCCTCTACATCCTGGGACATGTCGAGCTGCAGGACTTGG ACATGCTGCCCTCAGACCCGCTGCAGTCTCAGCAGGACTCATGGCTGAGCTTGGTGGACAAGCTGAATGTCAAAGCCTTCGTCAGCCTCACCCTTGCGCCCTCAGTGCGGCACGGTGTTCGGCAACTCCTCTTCACCTCTGGCCTTG GCGGGATGCGCCCCAATACCCTGGTGCTGGGCTTCTATGACGATGAGGCACCACACGATGGTCTGGCCCGGCACCCTGCATTCACCAGTGCCCGCGAGGAGGTTCCCTTGGGCTTCCCCCCGCTGCGGGAACCCACCACCCCCAAATTGCTCTCGGCCCGGGAGTATGTGGGCATTGTGGCTGATGCCCTGAAGATGCTTCGCAATGTCCTGCTGGCCCGGCAGCTGGAGAGTCTGGACAAGGCCTGGGAGCTGCGAAGGGCTGCTAGCCCCCCACCCACCATCCACGTCTGGCCAGTCAACCTGCTGCGGCCCGACAGTGCCCGCTATGCTGACACCTgcagcctgttcctgctgcagatgGCCTGTGTCCTCAACATGGCACGGGCCTGGCGCCGGGCCCGCCTGCGCCTCTTCCTCTGTGTGGAGGCGGGTACCATGCCCCATGcccaggaggagaagctgcGCCAGCTCCTCAAGGACTTGCGCATCCAGGCCCAGATCCAGCTGGTGCCCTGGGATGCCATCACCCGCCTGCACTGGCAAACCTCCCAGGGAGCCCCTGGGGGGCcagcagaagaagaagaggaggaagggattGTGAACTTCCCGACCAACACTACACAAGTGTCGGATGAGTATGTATGTGCCGCCAACAAACTggtcctggagcagagccccgCGCCAGCCGTGCGCTTCCTTTACCTGCCACGGCCACCGGCCGACACCAGCCTCTACCCACTCTACCTgcaccagctggagctgctcaccCGTGGGCTGGGCCCCACCGTGCTGGTGCACGGGGTGAGTGCTGTCACCAGCACCCAGCTCTAG
- the PRSS56 gene encoding serine protease 56 gives MEQGGKRTRGALLGVLLVAPMLLPLLPLLQLGGGTPLGQGLYPMPASILQALSSRGTLVLEAALRSALLALERALSEQRRQWGACGLCAPCLFPPCANITAHCPPPAVPSTVPPSCQVLLDAQALPELPQRNWALSQACAPYQHLCPPERAQHACSLLSAQMCRHRLQECQAAATALGPDAAAEVTMPGSCGRRGSPQANATAPRGRIVGGSVAPRGAWPWLVSVRLHGELMCGGVLVGRSWVLTAAHCFGGNRNELAWTVVVGDHELGKAGTGKREVPVRRILPHPKFNPKTFHGDLALLELAVPLALSPTVSPVCLPSGPTEPSPGTPCYITGWGSLYEEGPVADVVMEAQVPLLSQETCRGALGKDLLTSAMFCAGYLSGGIDSCQGDSGGPLACQDPTSHHFVLYGITSWGDGCGERGKPGVYTRVTAFTDWLSLQMDSGPGSREPSCFDLLALAQMPPEQQSPERTRLCAFYAESCRAPQGRATCARLAEETCRARMRRCELHSYTQTLVDLLRQAGDFIRNQFDFSFLTRTLPQLLSKIYGHFFPPRVRRDAPGLAVAGAHPSPIAGGPQRPTTRWVARLLPPFAELFGAVGPQLQDWVEALRAMARDSLLVPTMDREQLPGETQLFFQGEDAVEEMVGQGQAFLTQLWAELDLGTTLETVEPGQAPGELGGPPPPRRKLKSALREKRELVSTELPRVEEEEEEAGAGRACPGLNESAVRVGAVRELYAWVLRVPKTDLAMTFQEILVDLGSKNTKGLYRAQVRATVGGRPTAFTGLVGLESDSLARSMPGLVALALEALKT, from the exons ATGGAGCAAGGAGGGAAGAGGACGAGGGGTGCTCTTCTCGGGGTCCTCCTGGTCGCCCCCATGCTTCTGCCACTCCTGCcgctgctgcagctggggggAGGGACCCCCCTGGGCCAGGGGCTGTACCCCATGCCGGCCAGCATCCTGCAAG CGCTGTCGAGCCGTGGGACGCTGgtgctggaagcagcactgaggagtgcactgctggcactggagCGGGCACTGTCCGAGCAGCGGCGGCAGTGGGGTGCCTGTGGACTCTGTGCCCCCTGCCTCTTCCCACCCTGCGCCAACATCACTGCCCACTGCCCAC caccagctgtgccctccactgtgccccccagctgccaggtcctgctggatgcccaggcactgcctgaGCTGCCCCAACGCAACTGGGCATTGAGCCAGGCCTGTGCCCCCTACCagcacctgtgcccacctgagAGGGCCCAACATGCCTGTTCCCTGCTCAGCGCCCAGATGTGCCGCCACCGCCTCCAGGAGTGCC AGGCCGCAGCAACAGCCCTGGGTCCTGACGCAGCAGCAGAGGTGACAATGCCAG ggagctgtgggcGCCGTGGGAGTCCACAAGCCAACGCCACGGCCCCCCGAGGGCGGATCGTGGGCGGCAGCGTGGCCCCGCGGGGCGCCTGGCCCTGGCTGGTGTCGGTGCGGCTGCACGGGGAGCTGATGTGTGGAGGGGTGCTGGTGGGGCGCTCCTGGGTCCTCACCGCAGCACACTGCTTTGGCGG gaaCCGTAATGAGCTGGCATGGACTGTGGTGGTGGGTGACCATGAACTGGGCAAGGCAGGCACAGGCAAGCGGGAAGTGCCTGTCCGGCGCATCCTGCCTCACCCTAAG TTTAACCCCAAGACGTTTCATGgggacctggcactgctggagctggcagtgccactggcCCTGTCACCAACTGTCAGCCCTGTGTGCCTTCCCAGTGGCCCCAcggagcccagccctggcaccccctgCTACATCACGGGCTGGGGCTCCCTCTATGAAG AGGGACCAGTGGCTGATGTGGTGATGGAGGCACAGGTGCCTCTGCTCAGCCAGGAGACGTGCCGGGGTGCTCTGGGCAAGGACCTTCTCACCAGTGCCATGTTCTGTGCTGGGTATTTGTCTGGAGGCATCGATTCCTGCCAG GGCGACTCAGGGGGCCCGCTGGCATGCCAGGACCCAACTTCACACCACTTTGTTCTCTACGGTATCACCTCATGGGGTGATGGCTGCGGTGAGCGGGGCAAACCAGGAGTCTACACCCGCGTCACTGCCTTCACGGACTGGCTCAGCCTCCAGATGGACT CTGGCCCTGGCAGCCGAGAACCAAGCTGCTTTGATCTGCTGGCACTGGCCCAGatgcccccagagcagcagtcCCCCGAGCGCACCCGTCTCTGTGCCTTCTATGCTGAGTCTTGCCGGGCTCCTCAGGGCAGGGCCACCTGTGCCCGCCTGGCTGAGGAGACCTGCCGTGCCAGGATGAGACGCTGTG agctgcactCCTATACCCAGACCCTGGTGGATCTCCTGCGCCAGGCTGGGGACTTCATCCGAAACCAGTTTGATTTCTCCTTCCTCACTCGCACTCTGCCCCAGCTTCTGAGCAAGATCTATGGGCACTTCTTCCCTCCCCGTGTCCGCAGGGATGCCCCAG GCCTGGCTGTGGCAGGGGCCCACCCAAGCCCCATAGCagggggaccccagagacccaccaCCAG atgGGT GGCCAGGCTGCTGCCCCCCTTTGCAGAGCTCTTTGGGGCAGTAGGACCCCAGTTGCAGGACTGGGTGGAGGCACTAAGGGCCATGGCAAGGGACAGCCTGCTGGTGCCCACAATGGACAGGGAACAGCTTCCCGGAGAGACACAACTCTTCTTTCAG GGTGAGGATGCAGTGGAGGAGATGGTGGGACAAGGACAAGCCTTCCTCACCCAGCTATGGGCAGAGTTGGACCTTGGCACCACCCTGGAAACCGTGGAGCCAGGACAGGCAcctggagagctgggaggaCCCCCCCCACCAAGGCGTAAGCTCA AGTCTGCACTGAGGGAGAAACGTGAGCTGGTGTCCACAGAGCTGCCTAgggtggaggaagaggaggaggaggcaggcgCAGGCAGAG CCTGCCCTGGCCTCAACGAGTCAGCAGTGCGGGTGGGTGCGGTGCGGGAGCTGTATGCCTGGGTGCTGCGGGTACCTAAGACCGACCTGGCCATGACTTTCCAGGAG ATCCTGGTGGACTTGGGCTCCAAAAACACCAAGGGACTGTACCGGGCACAGGTGCGGGCCACTGTAGGGGGCCGCCCCACAGCCTTCACTGGCCTTGTGGGGCTGGAGAGTGACTCGCTGGCCCGCAGCATGCCTGGCCTCGTTGCTCTGGCACTCGAAGCTCTGAAAACCTAA
- the CHRND gene encoding acetylcholine receptor subunit delta isoform X1 has product MGNLPQQLALLGALMLSGGLCMNQEERLIHHLFKERGYDKEVRPVVSTDEVVDVYLALTLSNLISLKEVDETLTSSVWVEHGWTDYRLQWNESEFGDIGVLRLPPDMLWLPEIVLENNNDGLFEVAYYCNILLHSTGYVYWLPPAIFRSTCLINVDFFPFDWQNCTLRFRSLAYSALEINMHLKTDEDQDTGKSYPVEWIIIDPEGFTENGEWEIIHRPARKNIYPDISPDTSEHQDITFYLIIKRKPLFYVINIVIPCILIAFMVILVFYLPANSGEKMTLVISVLLAQSVFLLLISQRLPATSHAVPLIGKYLLFIMLLVTAVVIISVVVLNFHFRTPSTHVMSDWVKEVFLESLPRLLGMTQSAENPVGAPCIRRCSSAGYIAKAEEYFSVKSRSELMFEKQSERHGLVSRVTPACLAPLGTVTGDEQLYEHIKPVVDNANYIVKHMRDENSYNEEIDNWNRVAQTLDRLCLFLITPMLVVGTLWIFLMGIYNHPPPLPFAGDSYDYREENKRFV; this is encoded by the exons ATGGGGAACCTTCCGCAGCAGCTGGCCCTGCTCGGGGCACTGATGCTGTCGG GCGGGCTCTGCATGAATCAGGAGGAGAGGCTCATCCACCACCTCTTTAAGGAGAGAGGCTATGACAAAGAGGTGCGTCCTGTCGTCTCCACTGATGAGGTTGTGGACGTCTACCTGGCCCTCACCCTCTCCAACCTAATCTCGCTG AAAGAGGTGGACGAGACGCTCACCAGCAGCGTATGGGTCGAGCAT ggctggactgaTTACCGCCTGCAGTGGAACGAGTCCGAATTTGGGGACATTGGGGTGCTTCGCCTGCCGCCAGACATGTTGTGGCTGCCTGAGATAGTCCTGGAGAACAa CAACGATGGGCTCTTCGAGGTCGCCTACTACTGCAACATCCTCCTCCACAGCACGGGCTATGTCTATTGGCTGCCACCTGCCATCTTCCGCAGCACCTGCCTCATCAATGTCGACTTCTTCCCCTTTGACTGGCAGAACTGCACCCTCAGATTCAG GTCACTGGCATACAGTGCCCTGGAGATCAACATGCACTTGAAGACAGACGAGGACCAAGACACAGGCAAGTCTTACCCGGTGGAGTGGATCATCATTGACCCCGAAGGCTTCACAG AGAACGGGGAATGGGAAATCATCCACCGCCCAGCCCGCAAGAACATCTACCCTGACATTTCCCCTGACACCAGTGAGCACCAGGACATCACCTTCTACCTCATTATCAAGCGCAAGCCACTCTTCTATGTCATCAACATTGTCATACCCTGCATTCTCATTGCCTTCATGGTCATCCTCGTCTTCTACCTGCCTGCCAACA GTGGTGAGAAGATGACCCTGGTGATCTCCGTGCTTCTGGCCCAGTCCGTCTTCCTCCTGCTCATTTCCCAGCGACTGCCTGCCACTTCCCACGCTGTCCCCCTCATTGGCAA GTACCTGCTTTTTATCATGCTTCTGGTGACAGCTGTGGTGATCATCTCCGTCGTGGTCCTCAACTTCCACTTCCGCACTCCCAGCACCCACGTGATGTCTGACTGGGTCAAAGAG GTCTTCCTGGAGAGCTTGCCTCGGCTGCTGGGCATGACGCAGTCAGCTGAGAACCCAGTGGGTGCTCCGTGCATCCGGCGCTGCAGCTCAGCCGGCTACATCGCCAAGGCAGAGGAGTATTTCAGTGTCAAGTCCCGCAGTGAGCTCATGTTTGAGAAGCAGTCAGAGCGGCATGGGCTGGTCAGCCGTGTTACCCCTGCCT GTTTGGCACCGCTGGGCACAGTCACAGGTGATGAGCAGCTCTACGAGCACATAAAACCTGTCGTTGATAATGCCAACTACATTGTCAAGCACATGCGAGATGAAAACAGCTACAACGAG GAGATCGACAACTGGAATCGTGTGGCCCAGACCCTGGACCGCCTCTGTCTCTTCCTCATCACCCCCATGCTGGTGGTGGGCACCCTCTGGATCTTCCTCATGGGTATCTACAACCACCCACCACCGCTGCCCTTTGCTGGAGACTCCTATGATTACCGGGAGGAGAACAAACGCTTTGTCTAA
- the CHRND gene encoding acetylcholine receptor subunit delta isoform X2, giving the protein MNQEERLIHHLFKERGYDKEVRPVVSTDEVVDVYLALTLSNLISLGWTDYRLQWNESEFGDIGVLRLPPDMLWLPEIVLENNNDGLFEVAYYCNILLHSTGYVYWLPPAIFRSTCLINVDFFPFDWQNCTLRFRSLAYSALEINMHLKTDEDQDTGKSYPVEWIIIDPEGFTENGEWEIIHRPARKNIYPDISPDTSEHQDITFYLIIKRKPLFYVINIVIPCILIAFMVILVFYLPANSGEKMTLVISVLLAQSVFLLLISQRLPATSHAVPLIGKYLLFIMLLVTAVVIISVVVLNFHFRTPSTHVMSDWVKEVFLESLPRLLGMTQSAENPVGAPCIRRCSSAGYIAKAEEYFSVKSRSELMFEKQSERHGLVSRVTPACLAPLGTVTGDEQLYEHIKPVVDNANYIVKHMRDENSYNEEIDNWNRVAQTLDRLCLFLITPMLVVGTLWIFLMGIYNHPPPLPFAGDSYDYREENKRFV; this is encoded by the exons ATGAATCAGGAGGAGAGGCTCATCCACCACCTCTTTAAGGAGAGAGGCTATGACAAAGAGGTGCGTCCTGTCGTCTCCACTGATGAGGTTGTGGACGTCTACCTGGCCCTCACCCTCTCCAACCTAATCTCGCTG ggctggactgaTTACCGCCTGCAGTGGAACGAGTCCGAATTTGGGGACATTGGGGTGCTTCGCCTGCCGCCAGACATGTTGTGGCTGCCTGAGATAGTCCTGGAGAACAa CAACGATGGGCTCTTCGAGGTCGCCTACTACTGCAACATCCTCCTCCACAGCACGGGCTATGTCTATTGGCTGCCACCTGCCATCTTCCGCAGCACCTGCCTCATCAATGTCGACTTCTTCCCCTTTGACTGGCAGAACTGCACCCTCAGATTCAG GTCACTGGCATACAGTGCCCTGGAGATCAACATGCACTTGAAGACAGACGAGGACCAAGACACAGGCAAGTCTTACCCGGTGGAGTGGATCATCATTGACCCCGAAGGCTTCACAG AGAACGGGGAATGGGAAATCATCCACCGCCCAGCCCGCAAGAACATCTACCCTGACATTTCCCCTGACACCAGTGAGCACCAGGACATCACCTTCTACCTCATTATCAAGCGCAAGCCACTCTTCTATGTCATCAACATTGTCATACCCTGCATTCTCATTGCCTTCATGGTCATCCTCGTCTTCTACCTGCCTGCCAACA GTGGTGAGAAGATGACCCTGGTGATCTCCGTGCTTCTGGCCCAGTCCGTCTTCCTCCTGCTCATTTCCCAGCGACTGCCTGCCACTTCCCACGCTGTCCCCCTCATTGGCAA GTACCTGCTTTTTATCATGCTTCTGGTGACAGCTGTGGTGATCATCTCCGTCGTGGTCCTCAACTTCCACTTCCGCACTCCCAGCACCCACGTGATGTCTGACTGGGTCAAAGAG GTCTTCCTGGAGAGCTTGCCTCGGCTGCTGGGCATGACGCAGTCAGCTGAGAACCCAGTGGGTGCTCCGTGCATCCGGCGCTGCAGCTCAGCCGGCTACATCGCCAAGGCAGAGGAGTATTTCAGTGTCAAGTCCCGCAGTGAGCTCATGTTTGAGAAGCAGTCAGAGCGGCATGGGCTGGTCAGCCGTGTTACCCCTGCCT GTTTGGCACCGCTGGGCACAGTCACAGGTGATGAGCAGCTCTACGAGCACATAAAACCTGTCGTTGATAATGCCAACTACATTGTCAAGCACATGCGAGATGAAAACAGCTACAACGAG GAGATCGACAACTGGAATCGTGTGGCCCAGACCCTGGACCGCCTCTGTCTCTTCCTCATCACCCCCATGCTGGTGGTGGGCACCCTCTGGATCTTCCTCATGGGTATCTACAACCACCCACCACCGCTGCCCTTTGCTGGAGACTCCTATGATTACCGGGAGGAGAACAAACGCTTTGTCTAA